One Papio anubis isolate 15944 chromosome 18, Panubis1.0, whole genome shotgun sequence genomic window, TCAACACAAACGGAGATGCCAGGAACCCCTTTTAGGTTTACATCCCCATTTGGTTCCTTGACATCTCACTTGGCACCTGAGCCTGGAGAACCCCAActttcttcctctcccacccaccccactcACAGGCACGGGTGGGGTGAGGATATAATACTTTATTCACTAACACGGGCCAAGGGAATGTAGTGATGGAGGATGGGCACTGTTTCCAGGGACCCCGGCAGGGGATTCTCCCTGTCTTCCAGTTCCAGGGCAGCCGGGCCTGCAGTCCCCTCAATTTTCCAGACCTGGAGGCCGGCGCAGAAGGAGCCCGGGTTAGTGCAGCCAGGTCGAAGCCCCAGGGCGCCCCTCCGCAGCCCTGCGGGGCTCAGCTACCCTCGCACTCCGGGCAGCGCTCGGTGGCAGTGGCGGCCGTGGCGCCAGGGGGCAGCTTGAAGTCCCTGCCGCAGCCGGCGCAGATATACAGGCGGCGCCGCATGTGCGCGCGTCGGTGGCGAATGAAGTGCGAGCTTAGGCGGAATCGGCGGCCGCACTCGGCGCAGGGGTAGGGCCGCTCGCCTGTGTGCGTGCGCGCATGCTCCGCCAGGTTGGAGCGGTGGCCGAAGCGACGGCCACACACAGCGCAGCGGTGCGGCTTCTCGCCCGTGTGCACGCGCCGGTGCTTGGCCAGCGCCGAGCTCTGGGCGAAGCGCGTGCCGCAGTCGGCGCATGCGTATGGCCGCTCGCCCGTGTGCGTGCGTCGGTGACGCGCCAGGCACGAGCTGCCGCCGAAGGCGCGTCCGCAGTCCGGGCACGCGTACGGCTTCTCGCCCGTGTGCACGCGCAGGTGCTGTGCGTAGTTGGAGCTCTGCGCGAAGCGGCGGCCGCAGTGCGCGCATGCGTACGGCTTCTCGCCCGTGTGCCGCCGCCGGTGCTGCCGCAGGTTCGAGGCGGCCGAGAAGCGCTTGTCGCACTCGGGACACTCGTAGGGCCGCTCGCCCGTGTGCGTGCGGCCGTGTTTGGTCAGCGCCGACTTCTGCGAGAAGCGCCGCCCGCACTCGGTGCACGCGAAGGGCCGTTCGCCCGTGTGCGTGCGCGCGTGCTTGGCCAGCGTGGAGCGGCGCGCGAAGGCGCGGCCGCAGTCGGGGCACGCGTGGGGACGCGCCGGGTCGGCGGACGGCGCGGGCGCCTCGCCCGGGACCTGCGGGGAGAGGGGGATAGGTCAGCCCTTAGCGGCAGGCCCCGGAGCCAGAGACCTGGGTCTCCACAGGCTGCtccctctgtgagcctcagttccccatctgtgaaataggaAAGGCCACGGTGCTGCCTCGCAGGATGGCTGTGCGCATCCGGTGAGATAATGCGCGTaacgcacacatcacaaagcccaGCGGCGttctagctatttttattaattcaccCAATATTTACTGAGGGCGTGCAGTGTCCTAGACTGTTCTAGGCATGGGGATTCCGCattaaataaaaaggattttaaaaattactgcttTCAGGAATAATGGATAAGGAATGCTGGTATTGGGGATGCTACAGATTTAAAACAGGGTTGTCAAGACACCTTACCGACATGATAACGTGAACAAAGACTTAAAGGAGGTGACAGAGCAGGCTACGTGGATAGCCCTCTGAGGAGCAttgcagagggaacagcaaggcGCAGAGGCGGGAGTTGCCTGCTGAGTTCCAGAAATGGCAAGAAAAATTGGTTAAAGCAGAATGCATGATGGGGGAAGTCACCGATGTGGTGGTGGAGGAGATCGCTTGGCTTATAGGGCCTTGTATTTGttatatttggcttttttttttttttttttttttttaagagacagggtcttgctgtggccCCGGCTTGGTCCCgaacctcctggctcaagcagttcctcctgactcagccttcttagtagctggggttacaggcacataccactgtgcctggctctggcTTTTAATATAAAGGAGACAGGGAACTGTAAGAGATGTCAGAGGGCTTTGAGCAGGGAAGTGACCATATCCTACACATTAAAAAAGGCTCCCTCAGCCTACTGGGGTTGAAAACCAAATGAAGGAGTTGGAGAGCGCAGAAGCACAAGCCCAGTGAGGAGGCCACTACAGCCACTTGCCAAGATAGTGGCTCAGACCCAGGTGACAGAAGTGGACGGTGgatggtggaggtggtgagaagtgatTGGCTTCTGGATCTATTTGCAGTGTGAGAGAATAGATTTAATAAAACATTAGATATgagatgtaaagaaaaagagatcaaAATGACTTCAAGGTTTTTGAGCTTAGCAGCTGCAAAGGTGGAGTTGCCATTTACAGAGATAAGGACGGTGGGAGGAGCAAGTTGAGAGAGGAGATCTGTTTTGGATGGTGTCATGGCTTCTTGACATATCTGGAGCTCAGAAGCGACACCTAGACTGAAGATGTTAACTGAGAAGCTGTCAACCTATAGATGGTTTATAAAGCCTTGAGAATTAGTGGATGAGATCATCCAGGGGATGGGCAGAGAGAACCTAGGGCAGCAAGATGGGGAGAAGCCAGGGAGGGAAGAGAGCAGGAGAGGGGCATCCTGGAAGCCAGGCCAGGACCAAGTCCAGGCTCTTAATCAGCTTTGAATAGCAAACACCTATCATTTTTTAAGCAGTGAAGAAAAAGGCAAGAGTAAAACCCAAATGCTATTCTGAGGTCTGAAACGAAAAATCTGAAAATGAGCCAATTTCACAAGCTCTGGCCTTCTAGAGATAAatatcagaaaaaggaaagaaatgcctTGTAAGAGGCACGTGAAGGGAAAACATTCTGGACTAAGAGTGAAGAGTATTGAGGGCACACTGCTCCctttagaaaaaagaatgctCAAAACCCCAGCAAAACTGATGTCGAGTATCTACTGTGGTCAAGCAATTAATTCATGACCAAATGAAGTACCTGGGACATGTTAAGGACAAGAGAGTGTCACCTTCTCCCATATTTGATCTCCACAAGGTAattatcatcatccccattttacagatggggagacaGGTTAAGAGGGTGACagcaaggccaggtgcagcggctcaccagcactttgggaggccgaggcgggtggatcacgaggtcaggagttcgagcccaagatgttgaaaccctgtctctactaaaaatacaaaaattagctgggtgtggtggcagacgcctgtaatcccagctccttgggaggctgaggcagggaactgcttgaaccggggaggtggaggttgcagtgagccgagatcgcaccactgcactccagcctgggtgacagggcgagactctatctcaaaaaaaaaaaaaagagagtgacaGCAGAGAATAGTAGGGCCTTCTCTTTCTGAAGCTGCAAGAGGGCATCTTCAAGGCCTTCAAGATTGTTTGTCAAAAGGTAGTGGCTTTGTGGTAACCAACTCAGAAATTGgaaaacaagccaggcatggtggctcacgcctgtaatcccagcactttgggagaccgaagcaggcggatcacttgaggtcaggagttcaagaccagcctggccaacatggtgaaaccctgtctctataaaaaatacaaaaatcagctgggtgtggtggctcatgcctgtaatcccagctactcaggaggctgaggcaggagaatcacttgaacccaggaggcagaggttgcagtgagctgagatcatgccactgcactccaacctgggcaacagagtgagactccctctcaaaaaaaaaaaaaaaaagaaagaaagaaattattagaaAACAGGGCAATTTGGGAAATTAGTGACCAACCAAGGGAAATCTGGTTTAAATAGTATATATACtcataacaataacaacaatcaATAGCAAAGTATTAAGCTTTGACAACACTATGTATGTTATTGTATTAAATCCTCCTGTCACCCGCCTTGAGCTGGGTGTTGTCTCTTTCGATagctgagaaagctgaggctgagGGCGATGAAATTCACATGGCTAGTGGGAGCCAGGAAGGACTCAGGGTGCCCATGAGACCATGACGTTGTTCAGGCTACACTGTTCTGAAGTCATGTGACCAAGATGTGACAGAGGCTGAACTCCAAATCCCTGGCACACTCCAAGAGGGATTCAAGGTTAAAATACAAGTTGATACTTTAAATGGAGAAACTCCCCACAACATGTTTGGCATCATCTGAATTCAAGGTCACATTTTCCAGTCTTGCCCTGGTTTTGAAATCTGTTGGTTTATTTCAATACATCAGCCACTGTGGAGAGAACTTGTCTCATCATATCTACGTTTTTCTGGCCCATTTTTCCTTGGCACCCTCTTTAAGGTGACTTTGGACAGCCTGAGGGCTTCCTCATGCTGGGATCACTgacttctgaaaaagaaattctccACACAAGCATTGTTGAT contains:
- the ZNF771 gene encoding zinc finger protein 771 isoform X1 yields the protein MFGPMTGSPCGPALSPPPEPRPLSVPNRPAPRPGAPQARNLRLDTKMPGEQQAEEEEEEEMQEEMVLLVKGEEDEGEEKYEVVKLKIPMDNKEVPGEAPAPSADPARPHACPDCGRAFARRSTLAKHARTHTGERPFACTECGRRFSQKSALTKHGRTHTGERPYECPECDKRFSAASNLRQHRRRHTGEKPYACAHCGRRFAQSSNYAQHLRVHTGEKPYACPDCGRAFGGSSCLARHRRTHTGERPYACADCGTRFAQSSALAKHRRVHTGEKPHRCAVCGRRFGHRSNLAEHARTHTGERPYPCAECGRRFRLSSHFIRHRRAHMRRRLYICAGCGRDFKLPPGATAATATERCPECEGS
- the ZNF771 gene encoding zinc finger protein 771 isoform X2, which codes for MPGEQQAEEEEEEEMQEEMVLLVKGEEDEGEEKYEVVKLKIPMDNKEVPGEAPAPSADPARPHACPDCGRAFARRSTLAKHARTHTGERPFACTECGRRFSQKSALTKHGRTHTGERPYECPECDKRFSAASNLRQHRRRHTGEKPYACAHCGRRFAQSSNYAQHLRVHTGEKPYACPDCGRAFGGSSCLARHRRTHTGERPYACADCGTRFAQSSALAKHRRVHTGEKPHRCAVCGRRFGHRSNLAEHARTHTGERPYPCAECGRRFRLSSHFIRHRRAHMRRRLYICAGCGRDFKLPPGATAATATERCPECEGS